AATCCCAACCGTCCCTTAAAATCGACGTGACATTCAAATGCTCGCCAAATCTCGCGATTCCCTTTTTTGTAAGTGGCGCGGAGGACGGGAGCACTGGAGGGGCCGTTGGCAGTCCACGATCGATGGGATCGATCGAGAGAGCGGCGCCTCGGTCGAAGCCGTGGCCGGAGTAGAGACGAACTACGCGTCCGCTACGAGATGGAGATGGGATCATGGGGAGGACTTTTGTTTGGGCGGTCGGCCAGTGGCGCACGCACGGCTGGCCTCGGGCCGCGGAGGCATCCATCGCCCCAAACCCCGCGCacggcgcctcctcctcccgctcTCTTTTCTTGGATCCAACGGCGACGAGAGAAAAGAACGACAGCGTTTTCACGGCGCACTCTCCACCAAGAGTTGGCACGTCACGAAACCCCGAGACTTGGACATTTTTTTCCCTTCAGTTCACAAATCCTGtgtcaaaaataaataaagtatAGCAAATGGGGTAGTACTAGTACAGTATGATCCATGCAGATGCAGATACAGATGCGGCCCGTGGCCAGCTGCAGTGGCGcaaaagaggagggagagatgcgACATGTCCCAATCGGTGTTCCGTGGGTGGGTTGCCCTGGCTCTGAATTCCCGGCGATGGGTTCGCCCCCGGGCCGGAAAGGGAAGACACAGGAGTTGAGACGAACAAGGCACAAGATTCGCCCATTTCCGGATCATGCAATCAGTCGCTGCCAACACCAACTTACGGCCGCGGCGCACAAATGCTTTCTTGTCCTCTCCTCTCTCCCAAACAACCAAATTTCGACAGCTTATTACTACCATGTGTCGTCGCCTTCCCTCGCAGCAGATGAGACGAGGATATACACATGCATCGCGTCGCGTCGCGTCGCACGCGTGACAaaactgtttttttttcttttcttccggGTCCCACCCACCCCAACCAACAAAACGCTGCGAGCTTCGCAACAGCGGCGAGACCAAATAAATGGGCTCAGATCTGAGATAATCTAgctgttttgttggattttaaaaacATTTTCCCCTCTTTTCAGATTCAGAAACACTAAAAACAACACGAAAACCCTCGGCTCTTGTCGCCACTCCCTACTTCCTAGTCCGGGCCATCAAGGCCGCGGCCCACCGACAGCACAAAAGGCAGCCACATGGCCCCACAGCCTTTATCACCGACACGCCAGCCCCACCAGTCATCTACggtggatccggcttgcctgctctttccatgctcccatccgtgctcccacttcatcctacgcctgtccttttctctttttcttttctaatctaatcatcttctCCCTAATTTTTAGGGGGTGGGGTCGGGTCTTATTTTCTTCCAATCAAATCAAGTCACGTACGCGGGAGCACGGacggggagggagcaggcaagtctcgtccatcTACGGTTGGTGCGCGTCGCTGTTGGCTGTGCGAGCCAGCGCAGGCGATCTGGTGGGGCCGCGGCTCCACTGGGGCGCCCGGCCACTGCAGCAGCGAAGCTCTCCCCTATCTATCTATCTAATGGCCGGGAAGACATCCAAAGAACTCGCCATAATTCCAAACCACTGTGCCGCTGTAGCGCAGCGCTCCCTCCCTCCTCGTCCTCCCTCCCTCTCTCAAGAACACGGAAAAAATCGGGGCCTTTTGGGTTCCGGACACCAAGGATTGGATATTTATTCTGCTTTGCTTTGCTTTGACCGGCGCGGCGGTTCTTCAACTTGGGATGGAGTTGCAGGGGCCGGGGAAGGGCAGGGGAGGCGCCGTCGCCTGATGtagatttcccttctttcctttccTTTGCTTTGTTTATTCCGGCTCTGGGCGTTCACATCTCTCGCAGAGCTTTCGCGATCTGCCAATTGGAGGCCATGCGCGCGGGCCAAACAGGTGCTTGCCTTTCTTGCTTTTCTTGATGTTGATTTGCTCTTTTGATGGCCGTGCCCGCCATGGATTGATTGCGTGTGGAGTTGGGTTTGCTGTGCGGTGGTTTGCGAATTTGATGGAGGGCAATTTGGTGGCAGGTTTGGTGTGCGGGAAGAAGTGATCGCATTTCGTGGCGGTGGTTTTGGGTGGAGATGAAGGAGGTGGGCGAGGAGAGGTGCCTGGACCCGCAGCTGTGGCACGCCTGCGCGGGCGGCATGGTGCAGATGCCGCTGCCGCGCTCGCGCGTCTACTACTTCCCGCAGGGGCACGCCGAGCACGCcaacagcggcggcggcagcgcggccgccgagctcgcggcggcggtcggGCCGCGTCCGCTGCCCGCGCTCGTGCTCTGCTGCGTGGCAGGGGTGCGCTTCCTGGCTGATCCGGAGACGGACGAGGTGTTCGCCAAGATCCGGCTGGTGCCCGTCGGCCCCGGCGAGGCGGGGTTCCGGGAGCCGGAGGGGCTCGGGGGCGACCCGGCGGAGGCGCGCGAGAAGCTGGCCTCCTTCGCCAAGACGCTGACGCAGTCCGACGCCAACAACGGCGGCGGCTTCTCGGTGCCGCGCTACTGCGCGGAGACCATCTTCCCCAAGCTTGACTACAGGGCTGACCCGCCGGTGCAGACGGTGCTCGCCAAGGACGTGCACGGGGAGGTGTGGAAGTTCCGCCACATCTACCGGGGCACGCCGCGCCGGCATTTGCTCACCACGGGCTGGAGCACCTTCGTGAACCAGAAGAAGCTCGTCGCGGGGGACTCCATCGTCTTCCTGCGCACCGAGCACGGGGAGCTCTGCGTCGGGATACGCCGGGCCAAGCGGGTCACCTGCGGGGGCATGGAGTGCATATCCGGCTGGAACGCGCCAGGGTACGGGGGGTTCTCGGCCTTCCTCAAGGACGAGGAGAACAAGATGATGAATGCTGGCCCCGCCGGTTACGTCAAGGGCAGGGGGAAGGTCAAGATCGCCGATGTCGTGGAGGCGGCCACCCTCGCGGCCAACAGCCAGCCATTTGAGGTGGTCTACTACCCGAGAGCTAGCACGCCGGAGTTTGTTGTCAAGGCCGCGGCGATGCAGGCCGCCATGAGGATCCACTGGTGCCCTGGCATGAGGTTCAAGATGGCCTTTGAGACCGAGGATTCCTCAAGAATCAGCTGGTTTATGGGGACCATATCTTCGGTTCAGGTTGCCGATCCACTCAGATGGCCGAATTCACCAT
The sequence above is a segment of the Triticum dicoccoides isolate Atlit2015 ecotype Zavitan chromosome 1A, WEW_v2.0, whole genome shotgun sequence genome. Coding sequences within it:
- the LOC119269263 gene encoding auxin response factor 22-like — its product is MKEVGEERCLDPQLWHACAGGMVQMPLPRSRVYYFPQGHAEHANSGGGSAAAELAAAVGPRPLPALVLCCVAGVRFLADPETDEVFAKIRLVPVGPGEAGFREPEGLGGDPAEAREKLASFAKTLTQSDANNGGGFSVPRYCAETIFPKLDYRADPPVQTVLAKDVHGEVWKFRHIYRGTPRRHLLTTGWSTFVNQKKLVAGDSIVFLRTEHGELCVGIRRAKRVTCGGMECISGWNAPGYGGFSAFLKDEENKMMNAGPAGYVKGRGKVKIADVVEAATLAANSQPFEVVYYPRASTPEFVVKAAAMQAAMRIHWCPGMRFKMAFETEDSSRISWFMGTISSVQVADPLRWPNSPWRLLQVTWDEPDLLQNVKCVSPWLVELVSSIPPIHLGPFSPPRKKLRVPQHPDFPLDGHLFNPIFHGNPLGPSNSPLCCYSDKNSPAGIQGARHAQFGLPLTDHQLNKLHLGLFHGGGFNRLDALTPSSRISKGFVLSSAPAHDSVSCLLTIGTPQSTEKSVDRKTPHIMLFGKAILTEQQMTSSGSRETLSSGATGNSSPISTALKAGNASDGSGSSICIGFSSQGHEASDLGLEAGHCKVFMESEDVGRTIDLSVFGSYDELYGRLADMFGIEKEEIISHLRYRDTAGAVMHTGGLPFSDFMKVARRLTIISGEKGGLAKPLIECMVQRV